The genomic region CCAGTGAATGATAAGAGATAGAAAAGCTACATTCCAAAAGAGAAAGGCAATCTTGTTCAAGAAAATGCGTGAGCTCGCCATCTTGTATGTTGTTAATGGCTTTACCATTGGATATGGCGCAGACGACAATGAGTTGACAAGATGGTGAGTCACTCATTTTCTTAAACAAGCTTGCCTTTTTGGAATGTAACTTTTGTATCTCTATCCTTCAGTATCCAGGCGAGTTTTACCTTCGTCCTAGTCATGGTTGATATGCTATTTTCTTACTAAGATCTCTCTGTTTCTAAACCAACTCTATTGCTATGGATGACACTCACAAGAGGGGATACATAAGGGCAAATATCTGACTTGACGACCTTATtctaaagaaaaattggaaaatgaaaCATATCAGCGACACAACTTGTTTTAGTATTATTAAATGTGGTATTATACATGTAGGTTTTGCGAATATGTATTTTCTAATTAGCAAAATAATTTAGCAATttgttattattaaaatatCTATGACATCCGGAAGCCAATTTGTATTTTAAGAGATTTAGTTGTTTGTATTAAGGAGAGAGAATTACAATTAGAGATAACACTAGGGGTGAGAAAATGCCTCGATGTTCTCTTTGTTTTCCGAGCCTCTTTCcctcccaattttcttttttattcgcTCTCACCTCTCTCAGCTAATTACAAAGCTACTTGTTGAAGCCTTGGGCTGAGAGAATCAATGGAAATAAATGTTTGTCGTTTTGACCAAATGGAGCATTCTTTCAGAACTTCTTTTCTAAGAGAATACAAGGATCTTCTTCGATGGGCCCTAGTCCGACATTGGTAGGGAATAGAAGGAAGTTGCATTCATACTACTGTTGGCTTATGTGGTATGTCTAGTGGATGGTGAATCCTATCTAAGATCGGAATTGGACTTCTAAGTTTCCTTTGCCAAAGAAAGACTGTAAGAAGCTTAAATTTATAAGTGAGCAACTAGTAGTCCTATCTATCTACCTCTTCAGATAGAATATCTTAAGAACCTATAATGGTGACCACATCTGTTGGTATGTGATGTTTGGGGAGTAGAGTGAAACTTGACATGTTTGGTTCATATATTAGAGACCTTGGAATATGAATGAGTTACACTCATGCGTACACAGATTGTTGGAATGTGATACCACTAACATGACTCTCTTCCCCTTGGCATAACAAGAATCAAATGGACTTGGCCTTCTTGTAGGGATGTTAATGCTTTAGCCTTTTATCACTTTAAACTACAGTTTAATGGTGTTCTTTTCAATTATAACTGAAAGGGTCTTAGTTTTAACTTCCATGAATGACAAGTTtaataccaaattattatgactTAGTGTTGTCCTAAAAAATTACACAGCCTACGTGATGCGAAGTAAGTAAGGAGCTAAAGACGACCTTCGGTTGTTGATTGCTGATGCGGGCATGCCAACTTACTACCGAGCTCGGTCAGATGAATGTCGCTTTGAACTCTTGAATCGAGCAACatcgaccgaggaaggaacactttCGGCCTTGTGTTCTATAACATGAAGACAAGGTTATGCAAATCACTATTAAGTTATGGATCTTGTGCACCAAATTCGGCAACCACAACTATATTAGTAAGAATATAGGTCCCCCAAACTGGTATCAAACTGTACGGACAAAGATACTTAAAGGAAATGAGTGTCTTTATTGTAAAAGTGGTTCAACCGTCtaaatgccgaactctgaacaTGACTCaagaatatccaatcataaaaccctCCACTTCGCTCAGAAGGCTAATGATGTGATATCTCCGACGAAGAATCAAAGGCTCTTCACAGGCAGAGACTTGAGATAGTTAATCAGTCAAACTTGAGAAACTCGTCGTCTAATCAAGTAGTGAAGACTCTTAAGCCAAACTAATTCTTCAACTCCAGAGCCGTCTAATCAGGCAGTTGCCTTTGTTGGTTGTCTCTGGAAAACCTCGTCTAACCAAGCAATGGTCGTCCGTCAATTGCCAACCCAAATCTGTCTAAGTAGACTGTATTCATGCTGATAGTTATTAAAGCATTTAGTATTTTCTCAAAGGGATGAAAGGGTTCACATATAGTGTTGATTCGTATGTTGAGTTGAAGGTTATCCCTACATTACAAATCATCTTATATTTATATGAATAAATTCCTTCATACCCCCAGTCCACCAAGTTGTAGAGTCTTGATAACATTGCAATTCCCCAACATTATTTGACAACACTTAGAATTATCTCCACCAATCTTTCTACCGCCAAAATTCATCACCACCAAGTCTTAttcaaattaggattttgaaTCTGATTGCTTTAGATGATAAATTCAATCTTCATCCATAAACCAATCATGATACTTGGAAACCTTTATCCAAAGATCAATCCTGATGCTCAAAAAGTTTTACCTCATCTAAGACTCGGCTACTCCATCAGCAATGCACCATTGGGCTGAGACTCATAACCTCCTTTCTGGGTGGACGTCAAACAACTGGTCCCAAACATCAATTCGCCCGAATTGTGGATTCTAGGCCTAAACATTGATTCGGCCGAAATGTGAATTTCAGACCCCAAATCTCTAACCCTTAGAGCTTATCTAATGCATGCAAACTAGCCTAGGCAAAAGTATAATTTAGCCTCAAATGACAAAATTCAGTTTCTAATGAGCTATATCTAGCCTAGGCTAAACTAGCCCAAGGCTCTTCAAAGAGCCAATTTAACCTTGGCTCTTGAAGGGTTAATTTAGGAAAAAATTGATAGCCAATGAGAATAAGTCACCTGACATCATTTAGTCCCTAACCTCTCACACtatcaaaacaacaaaattatgaGAGCACTAGATTTCACGAATAGTAATATTTTGAGAGACCAAATAAAGCCTCTAGCCCTTAACATTTGCCGTTTCCACCAGACTTGCGAGGAAAAATTTATATtattgtattaaaaataaaataattatatgcTTCCCTTTAACATAAAGTTCGTTGGCCTGAATGGTTCATTACTATGAGCCCACAGCACCCTTTAGTACATAAACTTTTTAATACCAATCAAAGACTTTCTGTCCAAAGTTTACGAAGAGCCATGTGCACGGTCTTCCGTAGCCCATCATTTCAGAACACAATTATAACTTTCATCTACTAAAGCAACCTTAATTAGCATAATTAAATACTAAACACTACAGTAGTATGACATAATAGAAGGGGAAATTCGAAGGAGACTCTTAAAAGTGAGACTTTCTATGAACTTTCTATGGTGACCTCATATTTTTtgtacaatgttttataatgttggcacgaaaattaacgttaaactgtgaaaTGATAGAAAATGCGTGAAAAATCCCACTTTGAGAATCTTCTTGGCATTTCAACAGATGTGGTGTTCCTTTGCGAGGGCTATTGTTGAAGACATTCGGTGGATCTCTTCCTCTGTTATACATATTTTTTACGCCAGTTTTTTAGACAAGCAAATATTCTTTCGGATGTGATGACTAATTTAGGCCGCTCTATAGAGAATGCAAATCGCTAGCGCCCGCAATAGCGCCCGCGGTGCACCTGCTTTTTTGTTTGACAAACTTGGCTCTGGTTGTACTCGTGATTTCTCTCCTTCTGAAGATTTTTTCTCACAAAAAACTGCTGTTTTGCAGTTGTTTTGGTTCCAAAAATCGAAACGACTGGAAACGAAATCTTTTCCTTATGAACAAAACATTCCAAATATTGTAATCTACCATATATATCAGACCTACTGCTGAAATTCTACAACATCAAATTGTTAGTTCTTCATATTTCGGACAAGCTAATGCATCACAAATACTAAGCGTTTTACAACTCGACAAGTTATAACACGAAAACAGGAAACACCGGTTAAATTTTCAGCAGCAGATGGAGCACTTGATCAAACCATTTTCGTTGCACTCCGGACATCTAATGCACAACTCATCGTTTTCGTGATCACCATCCGTGAAAACTTTGCGACTGCCATTGCAATTGAAGCACACAACGAAGCGCACGTTGGCACAGCCAGTGCATGGGGAGCTAGACAGGTCAATTGGGATTCCTTCGAAGAGCTTTTTCAGCTTGCCTTGCTCATGAAGTGCTGTAACTTCTTCAGCTCCACCAATGTACCTTCCCTTGATGAAAAGCCTCGGAGGGATCACTCTACCGCCAAATATCCTCCACAATTCTTCCCTGAATTCCATGTGCATCGAAAGGTCCCTTTCATACACCGGTACCTTGAAACTCTCCAGCAAAAACCGGATTGCCTTGCAGTCCTCGAACGTTTTCCTAACCCCTGTCACGCTTGTTGAATACAGAACGACACAATCGCCTCCTCCTGGTGGACACTTTTCCTCGAAATCTAACAAAGACGGAAGTTCATCATCATCCTCTGCATCATGAAAAATGTCATCCTCCATAACTGTTTCTTTGGTTTCCATTGAGGGCGGTGTAATATTCTCCTTACAGACATTAGAACCCAGTCCCGTATCTCCATCTTTGAGTTCTTTAAATGCAAGCTCCGCCGATAGAGTGTTCTTCTTCTGACAATCTTCATTTTTGCGAACGAGCTGAGACAGTGTTTGATGGTTCGGATTGGAAAACTTTTCCGCGGGATCAAGCTGAAAGAGCAGGCCATGTTTCAAAGTGTTAATTGTTGGGATGGACTTCAATTTCTTGAGAAACTTTCCTCTCATTCCTTTCATCCCAGACTTCTGTTTTGGTTCTTGGAATGGCATGTGATATGATCGCATTGAGATGATCGCAAAGAGTGGGAGAGGATAAAAGGAAGAGTGTTTTGGGGTGAAAAGGACTGGTCAGGAGATTGAATGTCCCTAGTTGATGACattttcccttttggtttccAGTTGCTCCAAAGTGACAATTGAAA from Pyrus communis chromosome 9, drPyrComm1.1, whole genome shotgun sequence harbors:
- the LOC137744021 gene encoding uncharacterized protein At5g39865-like, with product MRSYHMPFQEPKQKSGMKGMRGKFLKKLKSIPTINTLKHGLLFQLDPAEKFSNPNHQTLSQLVRKNEDCQKKNTLSAELAFKELKDGDTGLGSNVCKENITPPSMETKETVMEDDIFHDAEDDDELPSLLDFEEKCPPGGGDCVVLYSTSVTGVRKTFEDCKAIRFLLESFKVPVYERDLSMHMEFREELWRIFGGRVIPPRLFIKGRYIGGAEEVTALHEQGKLKKLFEGIPIDLSSSPCTGCANVRFVVCFNCNGSRKVFTDGDHENDELCIRCPECNENGLIKCSICC